Genomic segment of Pseudomonas iranensis:
AGGAGGGCCTGGGTCTGGTCATGCAGGAAGCGGTGATGGCCGGCGTACCGGTGCTGTGCAGCGATCTGGAGGTGTTCAGCGAACAGCTGGGCAGCGCCGGCTGGTATGCGCCGGTCAATGACACGAAAGCCTGGGCCGAGGCCATCGACCGCGCCTTCAGTGCCTCATCTCAAGCGATCAATGCCGAGCAGTACCGGATGCTCGCTCCGGACGAGGCCTGGTCGAGCTTCAGCCAGGCTGCCCGCGCATTGTTTTCATGACGACAACACCGCGCGCTCAAGTGCCTGCATCGGAAAGCTGTCGTTCAGCTTTTCGCGCGCAATATAGCGTGCGAAGTGTTGCAGGTTGCGTTTGATCAAGCGCTTTGGCAACGGTCCGCGGGTAAAGCGCATGTCGGCGACATCGATCAGGCCCATGCGGTTGTCTGGCGTGACAACGATGTTGCCCAGATGCAGGGAGCGGAAATAGATGCCCGAGCGATGCAGGCTGCGTATCAGGGCGGCGAGGTCCGGCAATGCCTGCTTCCACTCGAACCCTTGTTTGCTGGCGATCTGACGCAGCGTCTGCCCTGGCAGAGGCTCATACAGCACGGCGGTCATGCCTGGTTTTTCAAGGCGAAAGAACTGCAGGATCTGCAAGGTCGGTACGCCGAGTTTTTGCAGCTCGACGGCATTGTCGATGAACCGCTTCGAATAGGGGCGCAGCAGAGCGGATGAAAAAAACCGCTTGCGACGGAACAGTTTGAGAATTTTTCCATCTTGCAGCAGGTAGACTTTCGGCCCGTAGCTGTCCGCTTCCAGCACTTTGGCAGCGTCGATCATTTGGTCTAGAGCGGCTTGGGAGAGCCGGGAGCATCGCATCGTAGGAAGCCTTGTCGAAAGTGCGGGGTGTTGTAGCAGGCAATGATGCCGAAAAGTTTCGATTTTAACCATGCCGCGTCGCATGGGCGAACCCTTGTCAGGAGCAGATTGATGCAGGAAACACGTTGGGCGCAACTATGGATGGCGACGGGGCTCTTGTGGTTTTTACTGGCCATTGCCGTAGCGCCCACCAACAAGGTTTACCAGCAGGGGCTGGTTGCTCTCGTCTGGTTGCCGGCGCTAGTGCTGGGCTGGTCTGCGCGGCACCGCGTCAGGGAAGTGCTTTACGAGCAACGCTGGATCTACCTGCCGTTCCTCGGATTGCTGGTCTGGTCGCTGATCAGTCTGGCATGGACAAACGCACCGGAAACGGGTCGCGAGGCCAAGCGTCTGTTGTACATCGTGGTGTTCCTGCTGTTTTTTCCGGTGTTTGCCAGCGGACGCCCCGAGCGGTTGATTCGCCTGATGCAGTGGGGCGGTCTGGGATTGGCGGTGACGGCGCTGGTGGCGATTGTCAGGTTCTACGTCATTGACGGCAACGCCTGGTCTGCGCGGGTGGAAGGTCTGGGTGAACTGGCGCATCCGATCCTCGGCGGCTATGTCATCGGCCTCGCGGCCGTGTGGCTGGCCCTGTGGGCGCCGCGTGATCTGATGCGGCAAGGGATCTGGGCGCTGGCGTTGACGGTGCTGGTTGTTTTTGTCCTGATGAGTCAGAGCCGCGGTGCGGCGTTGGCGCTGTTTCTGACCATCCTGGCCATGCCGATCTGGTGCCGTGACCGGCACAGCCGAATCGTCGCAGCCGTGGCACTGGTGGTGGCGATTGCGGCGCTGTGGCTGTTCGAGCCGTTGGTGCTGGCGCGCGGGGTCTCGTATCGTCCGCAGATTCTGATGGCTTCTCTGGATATGATTGCCAAGCACCCCTGGGGCGGGCTGGGTCTGGGTGGGGACTATCGGGTGCTCTGGTCTGGAATGACCTTCGATCACGCCCACAACCTGTTCACCCATGTCGCGATCGTGCTGGGTCTGCCGGGACTGCTGTTATGGTCTGCCGTCTGGTTCGGCGTGATTTTCCAGGCGTGGAAAGTTCGGGAAACGCTGTATGCCCGGGGGATCATCGGTATCTGGCTGTTCTCGACATTGGCGATGCAGTTCGACGCTGCCAGCCTCACCGGCACTCCGCGCGCCGAGTGGTTCATCAGCTGGCTGCCGTTGGGGCTTGCCAGCGTTTTGGTATGGGCGCGGGCCAATGGCGGCGCTTGTGATAAAATTTCGCGTTCTTCTTAACCAGTGAGCTCTACGATGACTGACGCACCGCCCAAAGCGGAACAGGAATCCAGCCTGAAAATCTACTTTCGGCTGTTGGGGTACGTAAAACCCTATATCGGTCTTTTCCTGCTGAGTATCGTGGGCTTCGTGATCTTTGCTTCCACGCAACCGATGCTGGCCGGGATTCTCAAGTATTTTGTCGATGGCCTGAGCAATCCCGAAGCGGTGCTCTTCCCCAATGTGCCTTATCTGCGAGACGTGCAGCTGTTGATGGCTGTGCCGTTGCTGATCATTTTGATCGCAGCGTGGCAGGGCCTTGGCTCGTTTCTCGGCAACTATTACCTGGCGAGGGTTTCGTTGGGGCTGGTGCATGACCTGCGTATCGAATTGTTCAACAAACTGTTGGTACTGCCCAACCGCTATTTCGATACCCACAACTCGGGTCATCTGATCTCGCGCATCACCTTCAACGTGACCATGGTCACCGGCGCCGCCACGGATGCCATCAAAGTGGTGATCCGCGAAGGCCTGACCGTGGTTTTCCTGTTCGCCTATCTGCTCTGGATGAACTGGAAGCTGACCTTGGTGATGCTGGCGATCCTGCCCGTGATCGCGTTCATGGTCGGCAACACCAGCAAGAAATTCCGCAAGCAGAGCAAGAAGATTCAAGTGGCAATGGGCGATGTCACTCACGTCGCTTCCGAAACCATTCAAGGCTATCGCGTCGTGCGCAGTTTCGGTGGCGAGGCTTATGAGCAGCAGCGTTTTGCGGCGGCCAGTCAGAGCAACACCGACAAACAGTTGCGCATGACCAAGACTGGCGCGGTGTATACGCCGATGCTGCAGCTGGTGATCTACACCGCCATGGCCGTCCTGATGTTCCTGGTATTGTTTCTGCGCGGTGATGCAACGGCCGGTGATCTGGTCGCGTACATCACGGCAGCAGGTTTGCTGCCGAAGCCGATCCGGCAATTGTCCGAAGTCAGCTCGACCATCCAGAAAGGCGTGGCCGGCGCAGAAAGCATTTTCGAGCAACTCGACGTTGAACCGGAAATCGATACCGGCACGATCGAGCGTGATCGGGTCAGTGGCCACCTGGCGGTGAACAACCTCAGCTTCACTTACCCGGGCACCGAACGGGAAGTGCTGAAAAACATCAGCTTCACCGCGTCGCCAGGTCAGATGATCGCATTGGTCGGGCGTTCCGGCAGCGGCAAATCGACGCTGGCCAGTCTCATTCCGCGCTTCTATCACCACGAGACCGGCGAAATTCTGCTCGATGATGTCGAGATCGAAGATTATCGCCTGCGCAATCTGCGCCGCCATGTAGCGCAAGTGACCCAGCACGTGACGCTGTTCAACGACACCATCGCCAACAACATCGCTTACGGCGATCTCGCAGGCGCGCCTCGCGAGGACATCGAAAAGGCCGCCCGTGATGCATTTGCCATGGACTTCATCGCGCAGATGCCTCAAGGCCTGGATACCCAGGTCGGCGAGAACGGTGTGCTGTTGTCTGGTGGCCAGCGTCAGCGTCTGGCGATTGCCCGGGCGCTGTTGAAAAACGCCCCACTGCTGATCCTCGACGAAGCGACGTCGGCCCTCGATACCGAATCCGAGCGGCACATTCAGGCGGCACTCGACCATGTCATGAAGGGCCGCACCACGCTGGTCATTGCCCACCGTTTGTCGACCATCGAAAAGGCCGATCTGATTCTGGTCATGGATCAGGGCGAGATCGTCGAGCGCGGCACTCATGCCCAACTGCTTGCCCACAATGGTTACTACGCGCGGCTGCATGCGATGGGGCTGGATGCTCCGGCCGAAGACATTGCCTGATCTGCGGACCAGGGTGAGTCAGCCTCACCCTCGTGTATTCCCGGTGCGCGCGATCCTGTTAATATCGCGCCCCTGTTCATTTTGTATGTGGGTTGCTCCATGAAATTGTCGATGCCGCGATTCGATCAAGCCCCTGTCTTGGTGGTCGGCGATGTCATGCTCGACCGTTACTGGCATGGCGGAACCTCACGGATTTCCCCTGAGGCACCGGTGCCGGTGGTCAAGGTCGAGCAGATCGAAGATCGCCCGGGCGGTGCCGCCAACGTGGCGCTCAACATTGCCGCGCTGGGCGCGCCGGCATCGCTGGTGGGCGTGACCGGCGATGACGAAGCCGCCGACAGCCTGAGCAACAGTCTCAAGGGCGCCGGCGTGCGCGCCTTGTTCCAGCGCATCGCCCATCAACCTACCATCGTCAAGCTGCGGGTCATGAGCCGGCATCAGCAACTGCTGCGTATCGATTTCGAAGAGGTGTTCGCCACCGATGCGCTGGCACTGGCCGCGCAGGTCGACGAACTGCTGGAAGGCATCAAGGTGCTGGTGCTGTCGGATTACGGCAAAGGTGCGCTGAAGAATCATCAGACGCTGATCCAGGCCGCCCGTGCCAAAGGCATTCCGGTGCTGGCCGATCCCAAGGGCAAGGATTTTTCGATCTACCGCGGTGCCAGCCTGATCACGCCGAACCTCAGCGAGTTCGAAACCATCGTCGGTGGTTGCGCCGATGAGCACGAACTGGTGAGCAAGGGTGCCGTCCTGATGCAGGACCTCGACCTCGGCGCACTGCTGGTGACCCGCGGCGAACACGGCATGACCTTGTTGCGCCCGGATCATCCGGCGTTGCACCTGCCGGCCCGCGCCCGCGAAGTGTTCGACGTGACCGGTGCCGGCGATACGGTGATTTCGACCCTGGCCGCGGCCATTGCCGCTGGCGAAGAACTGCCGCACGCCGTGGCGCTGGCCAATCTGGCAGCAGGTATCGTCGTCGGCAAGCTCGGTACAGCAGCGATCAGCGCCCCGGAGCTGCGCCGCGCCATTCAGCGCGAAGAAGGTTCGGAGCGAGGTGTGCTGGGTCTTGAGCAACTACTGCTGGCGGTTGATGATGCCCGTGCGCACAACGAGCGGATTGTTTTCACCAATGGCTGCTTCGACATCCTCCATGCCGGCCACGTGACCTATCTGGAGCAGGCCCGCGCTCAAGGCGATCGTCTGATCGTCGCGGTCAACGATGACGCCTCGGTCAGCCGCCTGAAAGGCCCGGGCCGGCCGATCAACAGCGTTGACCGACGCATGGCGGTACTCGCCGGTCTCGGCGCGGTGGACTGGGTGATCAGCTTTTCTGAAGGCACGCCGGAAAACCTGCTGCGCGAGGTCAAGCCGGACGTGCTGGTCAAGGGTGGCGATTACGGCATCGATCAGGTAGTCGGCGCCGATATCGTCACCGCCTACGGCGGCACGGTGAAAGTGCTGGGGCTGGTGGAAAACAGCTCGACCACAGCAATCGTGGAAAAGATCCGCGGCCAATAAGCTCAAGAGATCGCAGCCTGCGCCAGCGCCTGCACAATTCTGTTCAGGCGCTGGCGCAGGCTGCGATCTTTTTGCTTTTCAGGAATTCACTTTCTTGCGCGGTACGATTTTCTTCAGCAACTGCCTGGCCTTGCCGCGCAGGCGGGCCAGTCCAGTGGCCTTCTCCACTGGCGTCAGGCCCTGTTGGCGCAACCAGTCCTTCCAGCGAATCCGCTCATCGCGCACCAGCCAGCCATCCTGGCGGGCAAAGCTTTCAGCCAGATACAGACCGCGCGTACTCGCCGGATACAGCTGATCCTTTTTCAGGGTATACAACTCAGGCAGCGGCTGACCGTCGTGCAATGGCATCAAATACAGGTCAGGCCGTTTGCGATCGAGCCGCGCCACCAGTTGATCGCCTTCCAAGCGCTCGTCGACATGAAACAGGCTCAGGGATTTGGCTTCCTTGGGTACGTCCAGGCGCAGGTCATAGATCAATTGCAATGACGCCGTCGGCAAATGCACGTAGGCCCGTGGCCGCTCCAGCAATTGCAGGTTGGCGCAGCGCACCGGCCGTGCCGAACCGGACAGCGGTGTCAGGCGAAACGGCAGCGCTTCGCGGTAATGCAGCGCGGCGGAGTAGGGCGCGGGCAGCCAGGTGTCATTGAAACGCCCGCCGAGCCAGCCTTCCGGGGTTTCCAGCAGGCACTCTTCGGCAATTTCCTGAATCGCCGTGTGCAGCGGAATATTCAGCTCATGGGCCGGCACGTAGCCGGAAATCAGCTTCAGTACCACGTCGCCGCGATCCTGGCGACGCTGGCGCACCAGCACCCAGTAATCGCGGTTCTGCCAATGCAGGGTCAGGCGCACGGACACGCCGAGGTTGGCCAGTTCCAGTGCGAAGCGCTCGCACTCGGCGACGCTGACCGGTTTACGCCGCTGCAGGGTCTGGGCGAAGTTCAGCGGCATGCCGACGCTCTGATAGCTCAGGCCTTCGGGCGTGGCTTCGACGAACAGCGGCAGCGTCTTGAAGTTGCTCGGGTTCTTGCGGATGAGCGTGCGCGGCATATCGGCTCCTGGCTTAAGGCCGCGGGGCGGCGTCAGTGACTACGCAGGACCTGGGCAACGGTCGCTACGTTATGGGCGAGGTGCAGCGGATTGATTGTGCCGACAATAGCACTGGCAACGCCGGGATGAGTGAACAGCAACTCGAAGCTGGCGCGCACCGGATCGACTCCCGGACTCAGACAGACATGACCGCTGGCCAAGGCTTTTTTCACCAGAATGGCTTTGCCGTGGGCAGCAGCATAGTCAATGACCGCCTTTTCGTTTTGTTCGTTCAGATTGTAGGTGACCATCGCGCAGTCGCCTTGCTCCAGCGCTTTCAGCCCACCTTCGACGGTTTTCCCGGAAAAGCCGAAGCCGCGAATTTTGCCCTCGGCCTTCAGTGCGGCGAGGCTGGCGTAGACCTCTTCGTGCTCAAGGATGGCCATGTCGTTGCCGTCCGAGTGCACGAGGACCAGATCGATGAAATCCGTTTCCAGACGTTGCAGGCTGCGCTCGACCGACATTCGCGTGTGCGCAGCGCTGAAGTCGTGGCGCGACAGGCCATCGGCAAACTCCTCGCCGACCTTGCTGACAATCACCCAATCCTGTCGCTGGCCGCGTAGCAGCGGGCCGAGGCGTTCTTCGCTGCGACCATAGGCCGGCGCGGTGTCGATCAGGTTGATGCCCAGATCCCGCGCCTGACGCAGCAGCATGCGCGCCTCGTCGTCTCCGGGAATCTGAAAGCCGTTGGGGTATTTCACCCCTTGATCGCGGCCGAGTTTGACCGTACCCAGGCCCAGCGGCGAAACCGACAGGCCGGTGCTGCCCAGCGGGCGATGCAGTTCGTGCAGAGTGGCGATGGTCATGGCAGCAGTTGCTCCCACGCGGGTACACCGAGCGGCGGTTTCGGCAGCGGCGGCAGCGGTTCAGTCGCCTGCGGCTGGATGCCGTCGCGTTGCAACGAAGCGATGACGCGGTCGGCGAAGTCTGGCGCCAGTGCCAGTTTGGTCGGCCAGCCGACGAGCAAGCGACCTTCCTCGGCGAGGAACGCGTTGTCCGGGCGGGTCAGGCCGGTTTGCAGCGGCTCGGCGCGATCGACGCGCAGGGTCGCCCATCGCGTGGTGCTGAGGTCGATCCACGGCAGCAGCTGGGCGATTTCCTTCTGTGCGGTGGCAATCTGTTCGGCCGGCTCGCGAGCCACGCCTTCGCTTTCGGCGATGTTACCGCCCATGTACCAGACCCACTGACCATCAGCCGCCGGATGCGTGGTCACGGTGATGCGCGGCTTGGTGCCGCCGCCCAGGCAGTGCGCGTACAGCGGTTTCAAGCCGGGGCCTTTGGCGAGGATCATGTGCAGGGGGCGGCGCTGCATGGCCGGACGGCTCAGGCCCAAGGCTTCGAGCAGTTCGGCAGTACCGGCGCCGGCGCTGAGGACGATGCGCTGGGCGCGGATCTCACGGCCGTCGACTTTCAGGCCGACCAGCACGCCGGCTTCCAGCAGCGGCTCGATCACCTTACCGGCGAGCAGACCGTCACCGGCCAGCTCGGCCAGACGCTGGATCAGGCTCGGGACATCCACCACCAGTTCGGCGAGGCGATAGACTTTGCCCTTGAAGCGCTTGTCTTGCAGGGCCAGCGGCAGCTCGTCGCCCTTGACCTGATCGACCCGGCCACGCACGGCTTTGCTGGCGAAGAAACTGGTCAGATTGCCGGCCAAAGTGCCTGGCGACCACAGGTAATGGGCTTCGGACAGCAGGCGCACGCCGGACAGATCCAGCTCACCAGTCCCGGCCAGCGCTGCGCGCCAGCGTCGCGGCATGTCGGCGATCGCTTCAGAAGCGCCAGTCAGTGCGCCGTGCAGCGCGTACTTGGCGCCGCCGTGGATGATGCCCTGGGACTTCACGCTCTGCCCGCCACCGAGGCTGGCGCTTTCCACCAGCACGGTCGAAAAACCCTGACCGCGCAGGCGCGCATTCAGCCAGAGGCCGGCGACACCAGCGCCGACAATCAGAACGTCGGTGGAAATAACGGATGGCATGCAGCGACCTCAGTGTTCAAGACGAGGGCGCAGTATACAGACTCAGACATCGGCCTCCGATGTCAAAAAAGATCGCAGCCTTCGGCAGCTCCTACCTTGGAATGCGTTACCTGTAGGAGCTGCCGAAGGCTGCGATCTTTTTCTTCAGTGCCCGGCAGTTTTCGAAAACAGCTGAATCACAACGACCCCCAGCACGATCAACGCCATCCCCAGCATCGCTGGTACGTCGAGCTTCTGCCCGTAAATGAACAGAGCGGCGACGCTGACCATGACAATGCCCATCCCCGCCCAGACCGCGTAGGCAACGCCCACCGGTACGGTACGCACCACCAGCGTCAGCATCCAGAATGCAATCCCGTAGCCGACAATCACCAGAATCAGCGGCAGCGGCGTGCTGAAGCCCTTGACCGCTTTCATCGAAACGGTGGCGATCACTTCGGCGCAGATGGCGATGGCCAGATAGACGTAAGCGTTCATGGTTGTGATCCTCAAATAAAACGTTGCTTGCTGAGGTGACATTCTAGGGACTGCTCAGATGGGGTAAAGTCATTACCTATCTGTTCTGGAGATGGGTTGGTAGCAAGCATGCAATGGAATCTCGAGCAGCTGCGGGTATTTGTCGACGTTGCAGAACAGCGATCTTTTTCCGCCGTGGCACGTCGACAACGCAAGGCGCAGTCGGCGATCAGCAGCGCCGTTGCGATGCTCGAAGAGGATTTGGGCGTGAGCCTGTTCGAACGCAGCAGCGGTCGGCAGCCGATGCTCACCGAGGCGGGCGCGGCATTGCTGGAAGAGGCCCGCGAAGTGTTGCGCCAGTGCGAGCGCCTCAACGGCAGGGCCATGGCGATGCTGCGCGGTCAGGAGGCGCAGTTGCGAGTGGCTCAGGACGAGGCGATGCCGTATCAGGCGCTGGTGGAAAGTTTCGGTGAACTGGCCGAGCAGTTTCCCAGCCTGGAAGTGCAACTGACCAGCGCCGCCCAGGGTGAAGTTGCGCGCAAACTGGTCGAACGTCGCGCCGACCTCGGCCTTCTGTTCTATCACGATGAAATCCCCGAAGCCCTTGAGCGGCGCGTACTGGGTCGAGTGGAAATGGTCACGGTCTGCGGTGTCAATCATCCGCTGGCGCAGCAGGCCTACGTGACCTGCCAGCAACTGGCGCAGCACCGTCAATTGCTGATGTCGACGCAGACCAGCGTCTATCCCGGCAACGAGCCGGCCAGCCCACAGGTGTGGCGCGCCGACAGCTTTTACGTGATGTCCGAATGGCTGGTGCGCGATCTCGGTTGGGCGTGGTTGCCGCGCCACGTTGTGCAGTACTCGGCGTATCAGGGCCAAATGGTTGAACTCGATAGCGAATGGACGCCGCCGGCATTGGTGGTGGAACTGGTCTGGCGCCGCGACGAACCGCTCGGCCCGGCCGCGCGCTGGCTGGCGGAACGTTTTGCCGTGCACTTGCGGGCGATCGGCGACAAAAGCCGATAAACTCCGCCGCCATGAATAGAACTCTCTACACCGCGCTGTTTTACCTGGGGCTGCCATTGGTGGCGATTCGGCTGTGGCTGCGCGCGCGCAAGGCGCCGGCGTATGCCAAGCGCATTGGCGAGCGCTTTACTCTTGGCATGCCGACCTTGCAGCCCGGCGGCATCTGGGTGCACGCGGTGTCGGTGGGCGAAAGCATTGCCGCCGCGCCGATGATCCGCGCGCTGCTGGAACGCTATCCGGCGCTGCCGATCACCGTGACCTGCATGACCCCGACCGGTTCGGAGCGGATTCAGGCACTGTTCGCCAACGAGGCGCGCATTCAACACTGCTATCTGCCGTATGACTTGCCTTGTGCGGCGGCACGTTTTCTGGATCACGTGCAGCCGAAACTGGCGGTGATCATGGAAACCGAGCTGTGGCCCAACCACATTCATCAGTGTGCCAAGCGCGGGATTCCGGTGGCGCTGGCCAATGGGCGGTTGTCGCAGCGTTCCGCCAAAGGCTATGGCCGCTTCAGCAAACTCACCGCGCCTATGCTTGCCGAGATGAGCCTGTTGGCGGTGCAGACCGAAGCCGAGGCCCAGCGCTTCCGCGATCTCGGCGCGCGGCCTGAATCTGTCGAGGTCACCGGTTCGATCAAGTTCGACCTGACCATCGACCCGCAACTGTTGCAGCGTGCAGCCGATCTGCGTAGCCAGTGGCAGGCACAGGATCGTCCCGTGTGGATCGCCGCGAGCACTCACGAAGGCGAAGACGAAGTGGTGCTCGACGCCCATCGTCGCCTGTTGGCCAATCATCCGGATGCATTATTGATTCTGGTGCCGCGTCATCCGGAGCGCTTCAATTCGGTGTTCGACCTGTGCCAGCGCGAAGGTTTCGCCACGGTACGTCGCTCGACCGGGGCCAATGTCGATGCGCAGACGAGCGTGCTGCTTGGCGACACCATGGGCGAGTTGCTGTTTCTCTATGCCCTGGCCGACAGCGCATTTGTCGGCGGCAGTCTGGTGCCGAATGGCGGGCACAACCTGCTCGAACCCGCCGCGCTGGCGAAACCGGTACTCAGCGGCCCACACCTGTTCAACTTCCTCGACATCGCCGCGCAACTGCGCGAAGCCGGGGCGTTGGCCGAAGTGGATGATGCCGAAGGCCTCGCAGTCGAGGTGCAGCGCTTGTTCGAACTGCCGCGTGATGCGCAGCGCATGGCCGAGGCCGGGCTGGCGGTGATGCGGCGCAATCAGGGCGCATTGCAGCGGCTGCTGGATGGTTTGGCGCGGCTGATCCAATAGTCGCTTGGAATATTACTGTGGTGAGGGGATTCATCCCCGCTGGGTTGCGAAGCAGCCCCAAAACCATTCAGCGCGGTCATTCAGAAAAACCGTGTCCACCGCTATTGCGACTGCTGCGCAGCCGAACGGGGATAAATCCCCTCACCACAGGGGTTCATTCCAGATTGTTCATGGCCGGTCCTTACTGTGGCGAGGGGATTTATCCCCGCTGGGTTGCGAAGCAGCCCCAAAACCATTCAACACGGTGATTCAGTTAGATCTGGCAAGTCGGATTTACGACTGCTGCGCAGCCGGACGGGGATAAATCCCCTCGCCACAGGGGATTCATTCCAGATTGTTCATGGCCGTGCCTTTGGCTGGATGGTCTGGCGCGGCTGATCCAATAGTCGCTTGGAATATTACTGTGGTGAGGGGATTCATCCCCGCTGGGTTGCGAAGCAGCCCCGAAACCATTCGACGCGGTGATTCAGTCAGATCTGGCAAGCCGGATTCACGACTGCTGCGCAGCCGGACGGGGATAAATCCCCTCACCACAGGGGATTCATTCCAGATTGCTTATGGCCGGGCCTTGAGCTGCGCTTCAGCCGCCGACGCCAGATCCGGTGGCAGGAAATCCTTGTCCGGGTTGTAGTCGGCTTTCAGATAACGCCGCAGGTCTTCCAGGTCACCCGGGTTCAGCGTCCCCGCCGCCTGCTTCAGGCGCAGGTTGTCGAGGATGTAGTCGTAGCGGGTGTTGTTGTAGTTGCGCACCGAGGTGT
This window contains:
- the hldE gene encoding bifunctional D-glycero-beta-D-manno-heptose-7-phosphate kinase/D-glycero-beta-D-manno-heptose 1-phosphate adenylyltransferase HldE, which encodes MKLSMPRFDQAPVLVVGDVMLDRYWHGGTSRISPEAPVPVVKVEQIEDRPGGAANVALNIAALGAPASLVGVTGDDEAADSLSNSLKGAGVRALFQRIAHQPTIVKLRVMSRHQQLLRIDFEEVFATDALALAAQVDELLEGIKVLVLSDYGKGALKNHQTLIQAARAKGIPVLADPKGKDFSIYRGASLITPNLSEFETIVGGCADEHELVSKGAVLMQDLDLGALLVTRGEHGMTLLRPDHPALHLPARAREVFDVTGAGDTVISTLAAAIAAGEELPHAVALANLAAGIVVGKLGTAAISAPELRRAIQREEGSERGVLGLEQLLLAVDDARAHNERIVFTNGCFDILHAGHVTYLEQARAQGDRLIVAVNDDASVSRLKGPGRPINSVDRRMAVLAGLGAVDWVISFSEGTPENLLREVKPDVLVKGGDYGIDQVVGADIVTAYGGTVKVLGLVENSSTTAIVEKIRGQ
- a CDS encoding DMT family transporter; protein product: MNAYVYLAIAICAEVIATVSMKAVKGFSTPLPLILVIVGYGIAFWMLTLVVRTVPVGVAYAVWAGMGIVMVSVAALFIYGQKLDVPAMLGMALIVLGVVVIQLFSKTAGH
- the msbA gene encoding lipid A export permease/ATP-binding protein MsbA, with protein sequence MTDAPPKAEQESSLKIYFRLLGYVKPYIGLFLLSIVGFVIFASTQPMLAGILKYFVDGLSNPEAVLFPNVPYLRDVQLLMAVPLLIILIAAWQGLGSFLGNYYLARVSLGLVHDLRIELFNKLLVLPNRYFDTHNSGHLISRITFNVTMVTGAATDAIKVVIREGLTVVFLFAYLLWMNWKLTLVMLAILPVIAFMVGNTSKKFRKQSKKIQVAMGDVTHVASETIQGYRVVRSFGGEAYEQQRFAAASQSNTDKQLRMTKTGAVYTPMLQLVIYTAMAVLMFLVLFLRGDATAGDLVAYITAAGLLPKPIRQLSEVSSTIQKGVAGAESIFEQLDVEPEIDTGTIERDRVSGHLAVNNLSFTYPGTEREVLKNISFTASPGQMIALVGRSGSGKSTLASLIPRFYHHETGEILLDDVEIEDYRLRNLRRHVAQVTQHVTLFNDTIANNIAYGDLAGAPREDIEKAARDAFAMDFIAQMPQGLDTQVGENGVLLSGGQRQRLAIARALLKNAPLLILDEATSALDTESERHIQAALDHVMKGRTTLVIAHRLSTIEKADLILVMDQGEIVERGTHAQLLAHNGYYARLHAMGLDAPAEDIA
- a CDS encoding lipopolysaccharide kinase InaA family protein, with translation MRCSRLSQAALDQMIDAAKVLEADSYGPKVYLLQDGKILKLFRRKRFFSSALLRPYSKRFIDNAVELQKLGVPTLQILQFFRLEKPGMTAVLYEPLPGQTLRQIASKQGFEWKQALPDLAALIRSLHRSGIYFRSLHLGNIVVTPDNRMGLIDVADMRFTRGPLPKRLIKRNLQHFARYIAREKLNDSFPMQALERAVLSS
- a CDS encoding LysR family transcriptional regulator, producing MQWNLEQLRVFVDVAEQRSFSAVARRQRKAQSAISSAVAMLEEDLGVSLFERSSGRQPMLTEAGAALLEEAREVLRQCERLNGRAMAMLRGQEAQLRVAQDEAMPYQALVESFGELAEQFPSLEVQLTSAAQGEVARKLVERRADLGLLFYHDEIPEALERRVLGRVEMVTVCGVNHPLAQQAYVTCQQLAQHRQLLMSTQTSVYPGNEPASPQVWRADSFYVMSEWLVRDLGWAWLPRHVVQYSAYQGQMVELDSEWTPPALVVELVWRRDEPLGPAARWLAERFAVHLRAIGDKSR
- a CDS encoding aldo/keto reductase is translated as MTIATLHELHRPLGSTGLSVSPLGLGTVKLGRDQGVKYPNGFQIPGDDEARMLLRQARDLGINLIDTAPAYGRSEERLGPLLRGQRQDWVIVSKVGEEFADGLSRHDFSAAHTRMSVERSLQRLETDFIDLVLVHSDGNDMAILEHEEVYASLAALKAEGKIRGFGFSGKTVEGGLKALEQGDCAMVTYNLNEQNEKAVIDYAAAHGKAILVKKALASGHVCLSPGVDPVRASFELLFTHPGVASAIVGTINPLHLAHNVATVAQVLRSH
- a CDS encoding O-antigen ligase family protein; protein product: MQETRWAQLWMATGLLWFLLAIAVAPTNKVYQQGLVALVWLPALVLGWSARHRVREVLYEQRWIYLPFLGLLVWSLISLAWTNAPETGREAKRLLYIVVFLLFFPVFASGRPERLIRLMQWGGLGLAVTALVAIVRFYVIDGNAWSARVEGLGELAHPILGGYVIGLAAVWLALWAPRDLMRQGIWALALTVLVVFVLMSQSRGAALALFLTILAMPIWCRDRHSRIVAAVALVVAIAALWLFEPLVLARGVSYRPQILMASLDMIAKHPWGGLGLGGDYRVLWSGMTFDHAHNLFTHVAIVLGLPGLLLWSAVWFGVIFQAWKVRETLYARGIIGIWLFSTLAMQFDAASLTGTPRAEWFISWLPLGLASVLVWARANGGACDKISRSS
- a CDS encoding metal ABC transporter ATPase, whose amino-acid sequence is MPRTLIRKNPSNFKTLPLFVEATPEGLSYQSVGMPLNFAQTLQRRKPVSVAECERFALELANLGVSVRLTLHWQNRDYWVLVRQRRQDRGDVVLKLISGYVPAHELNIPLHTAIQEIAEECLLETPEGWLGGRFNDTWLPAPYSAALHYREALPFRLTPLSGSARPVRCANLQLLERPRAYVHLPTASLQLIYDLRLDVPKEAKSLSLFHVDERLEGDQLVARLDRKRPDLYLMPLHDGQPLPELYTLKKDQLYPASTRGLYLAESFARQDGWLVRDERIRWKDWLRQQGLTPVEKATGLARLRGKARQLLKKIVPRKKVNS
- a CDS encoding NAD(P)/FAD-dependent oxidoreductase, with the protein product MPSVISTDVLIVGAGVAGLWLNARLRGQGFSTVLVESASLGGGQSVKSQGIIHGGAKYALHGALTGASEAIADMPRRWRAALAGTGELDLSGVRLLSEAHYLWSPGTLAGNLTSFFASKAVRGRVDQVKGDELPLALQDKRFKGKVYRLAELVVDVPSLIQRLAELAGDGLLAGKVIEPLLEAGVLVGLKVDGREIRAQRIVLSAGAGTAELLEALGLSRPAMQRRPLHMILAKGPGLKPLYAHCLGGGTKPRITVTTHPAADGQWVWYMGGNIAESEGVAREPAEQIATAQKEIAQLLPWIDLSTTRWATLRVDRAEPLQTGLTRPDNAFLAEEGRLLVGWPTKLALAPDFADRVIASLQRDGIQPQATEPLPPLPKPPLGVPAWEQLLP